A window of Ictalurus furcatus strain D&B chromosome 4, Billie_1.0, whole genome shotgun sequence genomic DNA:
ttataaatgcaAGACCACGTCACACGCACGTGCGCGCAAAGGGCGCCAAAACTTTTTCACTAAACGTATAAAGGATGTTGCTGGCACCGGAACAGTGTTTAAGAGGATATAAGCTGTGCTCGATCTTTCCCACACTCTTAATGACCTTGTTGAGTCGATTCTGTAAATCCATCAGTAAACTGTACCAGCCCTCCGACAGCGACGTCACCAGCCCTGAAAAACACCACCATTATCTCGTCACATCACCCAGACAACTCACAATCTCCAAGCCTCATCAAATATAAggtttataaatgaaaaaacaatcaTTTCTGACATCTTCACAGTTTAAAGAAAAGCCCCCTGGGTCCCGAGCAATTTAAAACAACGTTAGTTAGCGACTCGCACGGGATATGACGAGACGATTATTGATCGCTTTGATCAGATTAAATAAGATTGCCCGTGAGATCCGACTCCATCATGAAGCCTCCAGACTCTCAGGTGGTGacattttcttccttcctttcttacCGATCATCCCGTTAACGGTTCCAAACAGCACAGAACCCTGTGTAGGAGTAGAGCTCTCGCCGAGGTTCTGCAGCACGAGGGAACCGTGACAGAACACGTTCACAAATTCACCCAGGTGGAACACGCCCACTTCCTGTAAATGCTGACGCTCCTCATCGGTGGTGGCagcgctgagagagagagagagagagagagagagagagagagagagagagagagatcacaccAATCacctctaatctaatctaatcctaACAtcatctatattttatatatttatatatctatgtaATTTATAGAGATGCAATACTGCATATACGTGATCATTTAATTAATGCCTATTTGTGTTTAacgtttattttattcattataatttttCTATTGCTTTATTAGTTGTTTTTGTCTATAaaacttttatattattttgctCTGGCAACATTGTTAAAGTCAGGCCAATAAACCGAACACACTGAACttagggagggggagagagagggggagagagagggggggagagagggggggggagagagggggggagagagagagagaaggagggagagagggcgagagagggagagagggcgagagagggagagagagagggcgagagagggagagagagagaaagggggagggagagaaggagagagggggagagagagaaagggggagggagagaaggagagacggggagagagagagggagaaacagggAAAGCGAGGAGCGATTGAgacagagataaacagagattCTTAAATATCTCCCAAAATAAAGATTATTGgcttaaaacaatataaaaataaagagcagAAGAACAGAAGATAAGGGCAGAAGAACAGAAGGGCAGAAGAACAGAAGATAAGGGCAGAAGAACAGAAGGGCAGAAGAACAGAAGATAAGGGCAGAAGAACAGAAGATAAGGGCAGAAGAACAGAAGGGCAGAAGAACAGAAGATAAGGGCAGAAGACTTTCCTGAATACACACACTTGGGTGTGTTATAGACTTTACACCGCAGTGTttaagaatatttatttttttgaacatCATAAAATCACCCTGTTAATGCAATAAAACCACCGAACGAATGAACTCTGCAGAAGAACCTCCGTCCTACGCGCCCCAGATGTTCTGGGATGCCTGCAGCGCCGTGGCTCTGAGCTCGGAGCGAGAGAACCAGTGTGTGGTGAGGTGTTTGACACCTCATTAACGTGTCGAGAGCACAATCCTCCTGTACCTGTCTTTCTGGCACACGAAAAGGTTAAACGCGTTCTCTGCACCGAGGAAATTATCATCGTCCAGGATCTCCACTGCACTCATCCAGTTCGGGTTGAAGTCTCGAGCGATCTGTGGGGGGGGACCCAAAAGACAATTATGTGCTAAAAACAGATACAGATCTGTCTAAAGAGACACTTTCAACCtttcatataaaaaaagagagagagataatgacagagagagaggtatagagtcagagagaaacagaggtaGTGAGAGcgacagataaagaaagagagagcacaaCAGAAAGACCGATAGgcagagaaaaaagagacagaaggacagagactaacagagagcgagacagacagacagaaagacagactaGCACAGAgcgagatagatagagacagagagagagagagagagagtgtgagacagagggagagaaacagagagtgacagagggaaagccagagagagagagagagagagaaagacagacagagggagagaaacagagagagagagacagaggaagagagagacagagagagaaagacagacagagggagagaaacagagagagagagacagagggagagagaagaccGAGAGATAtagggagaaagacagagagagtcagaggtagagaaacagagagtgacaaagggagagagagagacagagagaaagacagagatagagagagaaagacagtgagagagagccagggagagagagaaagacagagggagagagagaaagacagagagagacagagggagagagagaaagacagagggagagaaacggAGATagtgacggagagagagacagagggaaagagagagacagagaaagacagagagagacagagggagagagagaaagacagagagagacagagggagagagagaaagacagagggagagaaacagagatagtgacagagggagagagagacagagagcgagagcgagagagaatccATCTGATAGTATATAAATTACAGCCTTGTTTGAGATAAAAGTTCAAAGAAAAGAAGGCAGTTCTCCACAGCCCGGTCTGTTCATTCAAATTTGCTCTTTCCtaaaaaaccaaaataaacccCCATTAAAATCCTCCTCTTGGTCTGAACATCGCACCTCCTCGAAGTTCCCCTCCATGGGTTTGTAGGCCAGCAGCAGCACCGACCTCATCAGATCTCCCACCAGTATGAAGTCCCCTTTGGTCTTCAGATACAGAGCCATGATGTTGTTGTAGTGATTACACTCAGTCCTCAGCTCTTTTTCTGCCGTCCACTCATACAGgcgcacctacacacacacacacacacacacacacacacacacacacacacgcacacacacacacgcacgcacacacacacacacacacacacacgcacacgcacacacacgcacacacacgcacacacgcacacacgcacacacgcacgcacgcacacacacacgcacacacacacacacacacacacacacacacacacacacacacacacacacacacacacacacacacacgcgcgtcaGAAACAGTCCAATAAACACATCAACTCTGTAAACTCGTGCAACTCTACGCGTCTCACAGTGCTGTTGATGCTGGCCAACAGTTTGCCGTTAAATTCCACGATGGAGTAGACCGCGCCTTTCACCTCTTTCTCCGCTACGGTCTGCAGTTTACCTAACGAGAGGGAACGTAAACATTTACATTCCATATACACACTCTTTCTGATGATCacgttaacaaaaaaaaaaacacctacaagagcagaataaacatcaatgtgtttagaaataaaatacGGCTGACGGTCGTTACCGTCCGTGTAGTGGAAGACGATGATGCGACCCTGCTTAGGCTCCGCCTCCTCAGGGTAGACCATAGCGGTGCCGACGATGAAGTAGACGGCGGGATCTTTCCCCAGTTTACAGGACACCAGGCTCAGAGCGTACTCGCTGGGCAGAAACTGGTGGGCGTGAAGCACTGAGACGACAAAACGAATAATAATTGCTTCTGTCCGACCGTGAGCCAATCACGAGGCTCCGACTTTAACGACGAGGATAGAATACCTTCGAAAGTGTGCTGATCCACCACGAGCAGGCTGTgcacctccacctcctctcCGAAGGAGGTCTCATGAGGGGAGGTGCTGCTGGGGAAGAGCTTACTGGAGCTCACGCTGCTCGACAGAGCCTGAGGACAGGAAGTAAAGACTGAACAGCTCGTCTTCGTTTTAACGAACGACTGCAACCTAGATCAGGAGAACCTACCTGCGTGCTAGCGCTGGGGCGTACGGGAGCCGTGGTTCCGTTTACGTCCTGCATCTCCACTCGACTGGAGAGCACGCCGAAACACTGGGATACCTCCTGATAACAGATCCtcctgatagagagagagagagaataatcaGAAAAGCAAAACATCCTTCTACCTCTGACCtagaaatgaaaggaaaccCGCCATCTTTTATACGGACATTAATTCTATAAATATGTTCAGAGGAAACTACTGACTTCCAGCTGTACATGGGGAGgaggagggaaggaaagagaaagaaaagaagtaaAGAGGGAAGGAAGTAAGGAGCTAAGCAATTATTTAAGGAAGGAAGTGGAAAGAAAATAAGTAAAAAGAAAGGGAAGGATTTAAGGAAGGAGGAAGACATAAGTAAGAAGGAATGGAAGGAAAGAGATAGAGAAGTAAGGAGGCAAATAAACACtggaggaaaggaaggaaggaaagacaaATAAGCGAGGAAGTAAATAGGCACAGCTGTAAGGAACAAAGACGGTAATTAAGTACGTAAATGAATTAGCATGCAAAGAAGGacagaaaaaagtaaaacagaaagaaagcaaggaAAGACGTTACGATGTAAGGAAGTAAACGGGTATTGTAAGGAGCGAAAGAGGTACtgaagtgaggaaggaaggaaggaaataagtACTTAAGGAAAAAAGGAGATAATGAAGTAAGCAAGTAAATAAGTATGGAAGAAAGggaggacagaaggaaggaaggaaggaaggaaggaagtaaggAATAATGGAAGTGAAGTAACAATCTGTATGTAAgttaggaaggaaggaagaaatgaataaacgAAGGAAGGAAAGACGTACAGAAGGAAGTATAGCTATAGATAGATGAACAGACTCACTTGGGTGATTCGTACAGAGGAACAGTGCGAATGTGGAGCTTCTGGATTTCGTCGATAGTGCCGATGGTCAGAGTGCTGTTATTGGCCAGAGCCAAGCTGTTAGATTCAACAACGAGAATTAacacacattacaaacaaacaaacaaacaaacaaacaacaaaaaaaacaccgtCAGGTCCTAATAGTATTTTTTAACTAATTAATGAACTTAAACATTATACAGTGTTAAGAATGGCCTGTAGCAGTGGACGGGAACCTGGGGCTCAGCCAGCTGTCTCACCGTTTCACcgacaattacattttacatcaaCCGGATTCAGAGAtctgctgcacatcacagctatattcctcgctcttacccattgtgatgaatgactaagggaacttggcctgtgtgttacctcatatttatacccctgtgaaacaggaagtcatggttgaacaatttcctgttcctagtcacccaggtgaactaaaaacatgtataatatcaatgggaatatacttcaaatatatttctctcatacgaattcataggggtgccaataattgttgcacacctatatttaaagtttgtttttttttcctttcaataAACCGgtcttgtgtttgcaattgtttgccatccatgagagaagagtattttCGTGAACAAAACATCAAGatgttaaaacaataaaaaactctttcacagccttctttgttgtGTAAAGCTTCTCCAGCTGGATCTCATCCCAGAAATCTTTACCTCCTTCACAGAAAACAAAGAACTGCTGCATAAACACTGGCTCATTTGCCATcccacaggtacacacacacacacacacacacacacacacacacacacccccctacctGTCGGGGTAGCCCTCGGAGTTGAGAGGGCACATGTAGTTGACCTCTTTGAGGTTGACGTTGGAGAAGACGAGCTTGTGGTTGCTGGAGTAGATGACTGTGGGTCTGTCCGAGCACGCAAACACGTTGGAGGTGGAAAGAGAGCGAAAGGTACGGAGCACCGTGGGCTGAGTCCCCAGAGTCACCTTCTTCCGCTCCGTCAaagtgcctacacacacacacacacacagagttcagtAGTGGTATGCAAATATCACACTGAACACTCTTTCCTCACACTTCTgcaatttcattttcattcctgAACCAAACACGTTTTCCTAAAACCCACACTGGACAGGTTCCTCATTAAACCCCCTAACGACGCACATAAAACTgataacacacaaataaatttaaCCAGCCTTCATTTGTGAGTCGTTTTGACACTTCATTACATTTTATGTGAGATTACAGCGTTATCCGTCGTTTTCGGGGCGGTTTCTgggtaacacgacaagctgtgtgtactgtatgaacCGTATACACGTTCCTCTGACCTGTCTCCAAGTCCAGGCCAAAGTAGAAGAGAGCGCCGTCTCCCAGAGCACACAGCAAGTAATGGCTGCCTTCAAACGTGGTCATCAGGATCGAACGTGGAATGATCTCTGAGAACAGAGCGATagatagagacacagagtgagagagagagagagagagagagagagagagagagagaatgacagaactGATTAACCCTCAGCCTGTATGGATTTAGAGGAAACGAACAACTAACATAATTACCCTCAAGAGAATTATTCGTTCGCcttaaagaaaatttaaaataaatgaaataaataaataaataactctctCCAGGGGTGGCGTCAGTAAATCTTAACCACCCCGATAATGTTTAGGAATAAGGaatagaaatgaaatgtaaGAATTTCTGTGTTTCCCTGCACTACGTATTTTATATCCTGAAGACTGAAGTATCGTAAGCGTCACTAAGAACAACGGCTGTtcacatacatgtatacactACCAAGTGGCCATGACACTTTAAGCTGTAGAGTTTAACGATCCCGTTAGTCTTCTATTTCATTTCCCGTCCTCTCACCTCCACCCAGCATCTCCTTATGCAGAGGACTAAAGCAGGGCAGGCGGAGGACTCGGGCCGAAATGTCCGTCCACAGACCGACGGCACACAGGCTGGACTCTCCGCTGCTCTCCCCGAGAGGAGTGATGTCCAAACACGCCACCTCGTGCTCCATCTCCGTGGAACTGCacatggggaggaaaaaaaagaagaagaagaaagagcgTGACTGATTCACCGAACATCTACTTGAGCTGCAGAGAATTTTAGCAGACAGTCACAacactagtactactactagaGAAAATCTgttttgaccaatcagtgaGCTGTACCATGTCTAGCTCCGCCCACAGGTCCCTGCTCCCGACTCTCAcatgaggtgtaatgatgtgtaaAGCGTATACATGCGGTACCTGATCTGCTTTAGTTCTCCACTGAGGATCTGTAGGTAGTAGAGCACTCGTCCCACCGCGAGCACCACCTGGGTGGAGTTGCAAGCAGCCACGCTGATGTTCCTTCCCTGAGGCTCCTTCCATTCGCTAGTCAAAGCCTTGCTGTCCTGCGTGACCAGTCGCACCGAACCCGAAGTAATCTGGacccaaaaacaaaccacacaccACCATCAAAATCTATTTAATACGAAAGCAAAACCTCCCTTAACGCTCTGGACACCAAGACAACAGTATATCCTCGAGATGACACGGACGTATGACGACAATCTGTACTAGCTTGTATTGGTCAAATTAAATGCTCTCGAGAACTTATATTTCCTTCCCCTGGGGGCGTGTCTAGCAGCTTTTAGCACTAAACACGGTTCGTTTTTGTGTCTCGAACACTATGCTACCGGcggtcactctgccttcctgttccaaAACCTCAACACAGACTGAAATCACACGTCTCACGAGAACTTTAACTCGCTACGTTTGGTTTAATTAAATGAACTTGTGAGAGGACGTAAAGTGATAAACGCGCACCTGAATGAGCTGCTGGTGAGCGACGTTTCCGCAAAAGAAAGTCTGCTGGTTATCGACAAACCCCGGAAGTTCAgtctcctccacctcctctccGCTCAGCATCAGCACTCTTATTAAGGAACGCAAAACCCAGAGTTAACACACCTtcacagaaaataataataataattaatgcaaAGTATGACAAACGCTCAGTCCTACCTGGTTTGGCCAACGAAAGAAAGCACCAGCATGTCATCGGTCTCTCTGCCCGCCTCCGAGCGAAGAGGCCATAACCCTAACCACAAAGAAAAAACGTGTTTGGGAGGAAGGGGGTAGAGACAGTGTGAACAGCAGCTAAATAATTCAGCTCGCACTCTCTACCCATCAGTAAGTGGGGTTTGAAGCCCTGAAGTCCCAAAGTGGACCTTCAAGTTTGACAGTTTAATCAATTTTATGTCACGACTAGGGTTTTGCAAcggtttctttaaaaaaaaaaaaaaaaaccccttgaGAAAAATAAAGCCAAGATTCAATTCCAGACCAGTCCTTGTGATGTGGCGATCATGGAACAGACATCATTTGCACATCGCATAtgcgttttaaaataaataaataaataaatatagacacACAATTATTGGGTAGTCATGGAAACACCACGAAGATGAGAAACGCGtgtttgtcttattattttaaaacaattatcaTGCATCCATACGATATGACGCAATTTCAGCGTAGTTCCAGAAAATACCACGATTAAGTAAAATGATATGTGGGCGGAGCTATGTTCTAACTGATcttgtgatgtcacaaaataaacaaactctaCTGCTTGACTGGACCAATCGTGTATGAGATTAGATGACGACTGTGCTGCACCCTGAAACGTAGTATCTAACTACCTTAGCTACCGTTAGTGATGAGGAGATACGGGTTGTCGTGGTAACGGTGAAATACGTTCAGATCTGAGAAAGCGTGGATGTAAACCGAGACTCTGATATGGAAATGTCACTGTTATGACTATCGTGAGCTTGTTTATTAGCCTGAAAACTGTTAATATTAGAATTCTgatttctaatttgcatatcggTGCATATTCATAGACCCCGCGATATGTCGTGGGGATAATGGTGTAGAGATGTTCCAGGCCATTCACATTTcctgaatgtgaaaacaaaccGTTTATAATTCTACAGAGATTATTCTATACGTTTTAGAAATGAATCTTTGTCTTTGATCCACGTATAGATCAAAAGggattttattgtgtgtgtaacAGAGCTAAAGAGCCCTGAACGCTGTGGCACTGACCTTTGATACCAGGCAGGTCAATACTGGCGTGCTCGTGGATTCCAATACCGTTCCGAATGATCCTTAGAGAACCTTCCTTAAACGCGCCGGAGCAGGTCACCAGCTACGGCAAGAGACAGAGGACATGATGAGCACTGAACCATTAAAGCGTCTAAGCAAGATATAAAGCCACGACATTACCgatacgtgtttttttttgatgtCGTGTTCGTCAAAACACGACATATACGATAACACGAAATGTTCTATGGCTGATTCCGTTCAAATTTATATCGAAGAATGAAATACATGTCATAAATGTGCATTAAAGCAGGGGATTTTACTGTTCTGCGTTTTAAAACTTGGATAGAAAACAGCAAGCGCTTCAGGTGGAGTTCGTACGTGGATGGGTGTGGTCTCACCTGTCCCTGTCCCTGCCGCTCCAGATCCACAACACACATGTCCACTATCGGTCCCAGGTTAGTGAACGTTTCCATAACCGCCACGTACGAGCCCTGATCGTTACTGTCCACATTCAgctgtgcgcgcacacacacacacacacacacacacacacgttttattATTCAGGAAATGTCTAGATATTTCATAGAAATATTAAAAACCTGACTGACTTTAACCAGTTGAGAATCTCCAAGCCTGgaaccaacaaacaccactccGTTATCCAGGTAGGTCAGACACTCAGCGATGGATGTctggaagaaacacaaacacacaaatatgaaaacacacatacatgcgaAAACAATTGCTgttggaacacacacactcatacatacatatacatgcacTCACCTCTCCTAGCAGTTCCACCCGTAGATCTTTGAGCACCATGGACCCATCGATCAGTTCCTCTTTCTCCAGCAGGAGCATGAACAGCCTTCCATCCATATCACCCAGGAGATAGCGAGAGCCGTTCGGGTCCACGCGGTTGTGACACACGATCGTGCTTTGCTATGGATTTACATCATATTTACCACAAATTCACTCAGTAAAAAGACAAACCAATAAACGTTTGAATTATTCACACGATTCGTCCTTCACGCTTTTCCAAAGCtgattaaagaacgacacgtcaCACATTTTATCCGTTGATAGTTACGTCTTATGTCATGGGACGTCCACAAAAaccgttatagcagctataagcagagtctatagaaacgataacgtattagaacaagcgtcATATAGAAAACGAATTGATTAAACTttccgaccaatcaggatcGAGAACTCATCAGGGAATTCTGTCGGATAAGTGAGCGCAATTTTCAATCACCTTGATTGTCGGAGGTGCGATGGCCAGGTATTTATCTCCGTTGTGATACGTGATGGACTCCTGGCCAATGATTATAGCGCCGCCGAACGGCTCGGGAACTGTGGTTAAGACACAAAAGCACACAATTCAGATTTTTATATACGTATATAGATTAGACGGACATTCGTAACAACTCTAAGGAAGTGTCTAATCATTTACACTCACCAGGAATAACCATCGAGGCCTCGGCTTCGACGTTCTCCTGTTTCCAAGGACCCTTACTGAACTCCTTCTCCTTCAGAGACACCTCGTACGTCTTCACGTGACGTCCCTGAGGGTCCTGGAGAGATGAAATATTTGTACGAgtgaacacatttaaaataatttaatgctgtttaataaattcattaatatGAACAGTTTACAGCAATTAGTTATTAactgttattaaataaatacttattcataaataaatgtttaagaaaatatttttatttttaataatataaaaacaatgcGAATAAGCACGTAACACATTTTTTGTCAAATAACATTTAAGCGTTAttgaataaacatatttaaaacagtttaaagttaaataaatatttcataaataattattgaacatgttttatttaatagttCTTAAGTAGATATTTACTGTTATAAGTTAATTAACGTTTAATAAGTAAAcctaattatatttatttgttagatcatatttattactgtttagtATATACggttttaaaaatcacaaatatttattcatgaaatataaacaaataaaaaagaggcATGATGATACctgtgatatctcagaaaagctcATGATGACAATTTATCATGATATGAATATTATATCGCCATTTCACACAGCGAGTTTGCTTTAATGCCGGCATGTAAAccgaagggtgccaatactttaatattAGTAAAAAGCAGAATACAGAGTGCAAAAACGGTATCGAATGAcgttaaaataacacaaaagaCCAATGCTTTCTGTACATTCTATCACACCACGCTATGAAGTGAGCGAACATAGCTTACAGCACACGTAATTTAAAGATACAtgaccatgtgtgtgtataaagactTGCTACCTGATATATAAAACAGACGGTAGGGGCCTGAcatccaaacaggaagtgaacgtCTATGACCTGCAGCTCCTCTAGTCGAATGTTAAAGGCTTTGAGCTCACGGTTGTCCCGATCCAACGGGATGACTTTAAAAAGACCGTCGTAGAGACGCAGACCAATCATACGACACTCCGGGTCCACAATACCGATGATCCCGGTCTCTGACGGACGCCCGATCCGATCCTACAAAAATACAGACGTTAGGAATAATACTTaaaagtgcaaaaaacaaaaaaaacaaaagatttgATCCTTGGGCTCAGAACGAGGACCTTTTAAGGTCCTGAATagcagtcattttatagacacaccCCTTCATTCCGCCCCATCTCAGTCTAAAATCATTAAGCGCCCAGCACAGCCGGATAATTCTCCTGCTGTACTTGTGAACATCCTCAGAAATGCGACTCCACCCACTCAATTATTAGAAACCCGATCTTGACAAATCTCACCTGACACACCTTTAACGTGTTCGTGTTAGACAGAAAAGTTCTACGGTTTGCGTTTATACCTGAACGTTTCCATGAGCACGAGTGATGATATCAATGCTGTCTCCATTCTGCTTGTACTCCAAGATGCAGGCGTTGTATTTGGCCGTCAAAATGAACAGAAGGTCCTTACTTTCACCCTGCGCAGTCATAAAGAACATAATTAACATACAGTTAACATTTAAGAAATATTCACGTGTTCAAAACGCAACTCTGTGACTCACTTTGGGTCTGAAGAGCTCCATGACGGCGATCTTGCCGTACATGCCGATCTCTTTGACCGGCCGTAATCCTTCTGCCGTGACCACATAGATCTCCAGACGTGTGTTCTTTGCTATGAGAAGGTTAAGATCCTCCGCTGAAGTGAAGTGACCTGCAGGTACAGGAGCATACGATCAAGGTCAATAGAATGGAATTTCATCgttattacaataataaataattaacacaaGTAGAGCAAGACACACCCCTGGGGGTGGGGCACGTAGAGAGCGTTTAACTGGACGAACACAAGATTGGTGCAGCATGATTCATCAAAAATTTCAAATAGTTTCTCTGGATGTCacaaattataaaattaaaaatgtccaaaacaatagaattttttaaaaagggaaaagCACCAAAGGTTCATAGGCACCATATTTGGAATTGTATGTTTTCTTCTTCAACAATGGAAGACCATGGACCACTTGTATGCTTtctatgaaatttggcacaggGATAGAGGACAGTCTCCACTACCTTTACAACAATTTTGGCATACATCACTCAAGCACTCTACCACCACCAATAGGGCAAATTTGGGCATGTTTATTTCCACCATATTggaattctgaattattccaAAAACAGGTTTTTACAAATTTTGTCTACTTATCAAACAAATCTGGATATAGAGCATCATGAAACcaaccaggaaaaaaaagttgcttCTCAGATTTATGATCTACGAAACCATCCGTCCAGAACTCGTAAACGAATTTGACGGCAAAGCCACCAAATAGGACATGAGGTCATTACCCAAATTGGAGACCCTGGGGgacttaaagattttttttcgtCAAAATTCACCCCTAGTCAGCACTATAATCCTCAAATTTGTAAACTCAACTTCTGAAATCAAAATTCTTGTTCTTCTTGAACATTTCCTTGAACACACAGTGTTTTTGATACAACCAATTTATGATTTCTCAAACAGGAAGGCAGACAATTTTCTTTTTCAACAAAaccaggaggttttttttttttttttttgcctcttctACAAATTTTCACACTTACACATCATTGTAAGTTCAggttagaaaaaaacaaacaagtttcTCAGATTTTTTGATGTGACCTATCGTCCATACCCTTAGCTAAGTCACCGAACAGGAAGTGAGGGCATATCTa
This region includes:
- the ddb1 gene encoding DNA damage-binding protein 1, which codes for MSYNYVVTAQKPTAVNACITGHFTSAEDLNLLIAKNTRLEIYVVTAEGLRPVKEIGMYGKIAVMELFRPKGESKDLLFILTAKYNACILEYKQNGDSIDIITRAHGNVQDRIGRPSETGIIGIVDPECRMIGLRLYDGLFKVIPLDRDNRELKAFNIRLEELQVIDVHFLFGCQAPTVCFIYQDPQGRHVKTYEVSLKEKEFSKGPWKQENVEAEASMVIPVPEPFGGAIIIGQESITYHNGDKYLAIAPPTIKQSTIVCHNRVDPNGSRYLLGDMDGRLFMLLLEKEELIDGSMVLKDLRVELLGETSIAECLTYLDNGVVFVGSRLGDSQLVKLNVDSNDQGSYVAVMETFTNLGPIVDMCVVDLERQGQGQLVTCSGAFKEGSLRIIRNGIGIHEHASIDLPGIKGLWPLRSEAGRETDDMLVLSFVGQTRVLMLSGEEVEETELPGFVDNQQTFFCGNVAHQQLIQITSGSVRLVTQDSKALTSEWKEPQGRNISVAACNSTQVVLAVGRVLYYLQILSGELKQISSTEMEHEVACLDITPLGESSGESSLCAVGLWTDISARVLRLPCFSPLHKEMLGGEIIPRSILMTTFEGSHYLLCALGDGALFYFGLDLETGTLTERKKVTLGTQPTVLRTFRSLSTSNVFACSDRPTVIYSSNHKLVFSNVNLKEVNYMCPLNSEGYPDSLALANNSTLTIGTIDEIQKLHIRTVPLYESPKRICYQEVSQCFGVLSSRVEMQDVNGTTAPVRPSASTQALSSSVSSSKLFPSSTSPHETSFGEEVEVHSLLVVDQHTFEVLHAHQFLPSEYALSLVSCKLGKDPAVYFIVGTAMVYPEEAEPKQGRIIVFHYTDGKLQTVAEKEVKGAVYSIVEFNGKLLASINSTVRLYEWTAEKELRTECNHYNNIMALYLKTKGDFILVGDLMRSVLLLAYKPMEGNFEEIARDFNPNWMSAVEILDDDNFLGAENAFNLFVCQKDSAATTDEERQHLQEVGVFHLGEFVNVFCHGSLVLQNLGESSTPTQGSVLFGTVNGMIGLVTSLSEGWYSLLMDLQNRLNKVIKSVGKIEHSFWRSFNTERKTEQATGFIDGDLIESFLDLGRAKMQEVVSTLQIDDGSGMKREATVDEVIKIVEELTRIH